The Allofrancisella frigidaquae genome has a segment encoding these proteins:
- a CDS encoding fumarate hydratase — protein sequence MAIIKAEDLINSVADALQYISYYHPKDFVDAMYEAYQREESKPAKDAMAQILINSRMSAIGKRPICQDTGMVCAFVKVGMDAKLDKTDRTITELVNEGVRRGYADEHNPLRASMVFPPHGARKNTKDNTPAIVHIDMVHGDKIEIDIAAKGGGSEFKSKFKVLNPSDSIIDWVEEMLPTMGAGWCPPGIIGIGIGGTAEKAMLLAKESLGEEINMQDIIKNGPQNETEQLRLDIYNRVNALGIGAQGLGGLTTVLDVKIKEYPTHAACKPVALIPNCAATRHVHFVLDGSGAVDLPAPKLEDWPVIEQAQNLDVKRINLDTVTKEQIEDLRSGDNVLLSGKILTGRDAAHKRLQDMYEAGQEFPVSLKDKFIYYVGPVDPVGDEVVGPAGPTTATRMDKFTPFMLEKAGIMGMIGKSERGQATIDSIKENKAIYFMGVGGAAYLISKSIKKAKVVAFEDLGMEAIYEFEVEDMPVTVAVDSLGVSAHQQGPKIWKAKIAEIKSTKSNP from the coding sequence ATGGCTATTATAAAAGCAGAAGATTTGATCAATAGTGTTGCAGACGCATTGCAATATATTTCTTATTACCATCCGAAAGATTTTGTTGACGCTATGTATGAGGCTTATCAACGTGAGGAGTCTAAACCAGCTAAAGATGCTATGGCTCAAATACTTATAAATTCGAGAATGTCAGCTATTGGTAAGCGTCCTATCTGTCAGGATACGGGGATGGTCTGTGCTTTTGTTAAAGTTGGTATGGATGCTAAGCTTGATAAAACGGATAGAACTATTACGGAGCTTGTAAACGAAGGTGTACGTCGTGGTTATGCTGATGAACATAATCCTCTTAGAGCATCTATGGTTTTTCCGCCACACGGCGCTAGAAAAAACACCAAAGATAATACTCCAGCAATTGTCCATATTGATATGGTGCATGGAGATAAAATTGAAATTGATATTGCTGCAAAAGGTGGCGGATCTGAGTTTAAATCTAAATTTAAGGTTTTAAATCCTAGTGATAGCATTATTGATTGGGTGGAAGAGATGCTACCAACTATGGGAGCAGGTTGGTGTCCTCCAGGTATAATCGGTATAGGTATTGGTGGTACTGCAGAAAAAGCAATGCTTCTTGCAAAAGAGTCTCTTGGTGAAGAAATAAACATGCAAGATATAATAAAAAATGGTCCGCAAAATGAAACCGAGCAGCTAAGATTAGATATTTATAATCGAGTAAATGCACTAGGTATAGGAGCTCAAGGATTAGGTGGTTTAACTACGGTGCTTGACGTTAAGATAAAAGAATACCCAACACATGCTGCTTGTAAACCTGTAGCTCTTATTCCAAACTGCGCTGCTACTCGCCATGTGCATTTTGTTTTAGATGGCTCAGGAGCTGTGGATTTACCAGCACCTAAGCTTGAAGATTGGCCTGTGATAGAGCAAGCTCAAAACCTCGACGTTAAGAGAATAAATTTGGATACTGTAACTAAAGAGCAAATTGAAGATTTAAGATCAGGTGATAATGTGCTTTTAAGTGGTAAAATTCTGACAGGGCGTGATGCTGCTCATAAGCGTTTGCAAGACATGTATGAAGCTGGCCAAGAATTTCCAGTAAGCCTAAAAGATAAGTTTATTTACTATGTGGGACCTGTTGATCCTGTTGGTGATGAGGTTGTAGGCCCAGCTGGTCCAACAACAGCTACACGTATGGACAAATTTACTCCATTTATGTTAGAAAAAGCTGGTATTATGGGAATGATTGGTAAATCTGAGCGTGGTCAGGCAACTATTGATTCTATCAAAGAAAATAAAGCAATTTATTTTATGGGAGTAGGTGGAGCGGCTTATCTAATTTCAAAATCTATCAAAAAAGCGAAAGTTGTGGCTTTTGAAGATCTTGGGATGGAAGCAATTTATGAGTTTGAAGTAGAAGATATGCCAGTTACAGTTGCTGTTGATTCATTAGGAGTATCTGCACACCAGCAGGGGCCTAAAATTTGGAAAG